GGCCTTATGATGGAACGCGAACCCTTACGCGCTCGAACCGACATGGTGATTTGGGGCTCCTCGGGCCTCTTGGCGGCAGTCCTCGGATTAGGCAGCGCTTTCGTGCTGTGGATGGCCCTGCGAGAGAGCGCCGCCATGCAGGTGCTCACCGCCGGGATCGTCGCGCTGGGCGTCGGCCTCGTGCTGATCGGGTTTGCCAGCCCCCGCGCCCTCCCGCGCGTCTTCCTCATTGTCTTTGCGGTGGCTCTGGTGGCCGGCTTCGTGCTGGGCAGCCCCAGCTTCGCCCACCTCACGGTCTAATCGCCCCGCAAAACGCTCCTTCCGCCCGACATTAAGAGCTTGCAGTCACCGAGCGAGTCTGCTAGAATCGCTGGGCTGGCACTCTTTTGCTAAGACTGCCAATGCAAAGAAATGCTAAGTATTTGTAACTTCGTTTGGAGGTTTTCGTGAATCTCAAGCCTTTGGGCGATCGCGTGGTCATCGAGCACGTCGAACAGAATGAGAAGAGCACCGGTGGTATCTTCCTTCCCGACACTGCTAAAGAAAAGCCGCAAGAGGGCATGGTTCGTGCGGTTGGCACCGGCCGCGTGCTCGACAACGGCACGACGCTTCCGATGAGCGTCCAGGTCGGCGATCGCGTCATTTATTCCAAGTATTCCGGTAGCGAGATCAAGATCGACGGCAAAGAGCTGCTGATCGTGTCTGAAAAAGACGTCCTCGCCATCGTTGACAAAGTCCCGGCTCACGCTTAAGGAGTGTTGAACTAAATCATGGCTGCAAAGCAACTCATATTTGACGAAAATGCGCGTCGCGCGCTCGAGCGCGGCGCGAACATGCTCGCCGACGCCGTGAAGGTGACGCTCGGCCCCAAGGGTCGTAACGTCGTCCTCGACAAGAAATTCGGCTCGCCGACGATCACCAACGACGGCGTCACCATCGCCAAAGAAATCGAACTGCCCGACGTGTTCGAAAACATGGGCGCGCAGCTGGTTAAGGAAGTCGCTTCCAAGACCAACGATATCGCCGGCGACGGCACCACCACCGCAACGGTGCTCGCTCAGGCGATCATCCGCGAAGGCCTCCGCAACGTGACCGCCGGCAGCAACCCGCTGCTCATCAAGCGCGGCATCGAGAAGGCCGTCGAAGTCGCGGTCGGCGAGATGGAATCGTTCAAGCAGATCGTCGACACCAAAGAGAAGATCGCTCAGGTCGCATCGATCTCGGCGAACGATAAGGAAATCGGCCACCTGATCTCCGAAGCGATGGAGAAGGTCGGCAAAGACGGCGTCATTACCGTCGAAGAATCGCGTACGCTCAAGACCGAAGTCGAAACCAAAGACGGCATGCAGTTCGATAAGGGCTACATCTCGCCGTACATGTCGACCGACAGCGAGCGCATGGAATCGATTCTGGACAACCCCTTCATTCTCGTGACGGAGCGTAAGATCACGGCAATTGCCGACATTCTTCCGCTGCTCGAGAAGGTCGTTCAGGTTCAGAAGCCGTTGCTCATTATCGCCGAAGATGTCGAAGGTGAAGCGCTTGCGACGCTGGTCGTCAACAAGCTGCGCGGCACGTTCACGTCGGTTGCGGTCAAGGCGCCGGGCTTCGGCGACCGCCGCAAAGAGATGCTCAAGGATATCGCCGCGCTCACCGGCGCGACCGTGATTTCCGAAGAGCTCGGCCTCAAGCTCGACAAGGTGACTCCGGACCAGCTCGGCACCGCCAAGCGCGTCACGGTTACCAAGGAAGAGACGACCATCGTTGACGGTGGCGGCAAGCAAGAAGAGATCAAGGGCCGCATCGAGATGATCAAGCGTCAGGTCGAAGAGACCGACTCCGATTTCGATCGCGAGAAGCTGCAAGAGCGTCTTGCCAAGCTCTCCGGTGGCGTGGCCGTCATTCAAGTCGGCGCCGCAACCGAGACCGAACTCAAAGAGAAGAAGCACCGCATCGAAGACGCCCTTTCGGCGACGCGCGCTGCCGTGCAAGAAGGCATGATCCCGGGCGGCGGTTCGTCCCTCGTCCACGCGATCAAGGCGATCGAGAAGTACATCGCGACTGCACCGAAGACCAACGGTCACGGCGCAACCTGGGTGGACGAGAAGATCGGCCTGGACATCATCAAGAAGGCGCTCGAAGAGCCGCTTCGTCAGATCGCGTACAACGCGGGCTTTGAAGGCTCGGTTGAGGTCAACAACATCAAGCTGAAGAACGCTCCGCTGGGCTTCGACGCGATGACGGGCGACGTCGTCGACATGTTCAAAGCCGGTATCGTGGAACCGTTCAAAGTCACGCGCTCGGCGCTGCAGAACGCAGCCTCGATCGGAGCCCTCGTCCTCACGACGGAAACGCTTATCGCCGATAAGCCGGAACCGAAGAAGGACGGCGGCGGTGCCGGCGGCGGAATGCCGGGCGGCATGGGCGGCTACGACATGATGTAGGGATTGGGGCGGCCACGACAGGCCGCCCCAATCCGGGCCCCTTGGGCCCAAATGTCGCAATCGCACTTGCGAAACAGAACAAGTCCCACAGTAATGCGGGGCTTGTTTTTTCATGGCACGGGCTTCGTTGTCGTGCGTTGCGGGCTCCTTAGCGGCGGTCGTACGGGGCCTTGTGACGCATGGTGACGAACGCACGGGCGATGAATTCTCGGTTGTCGTTTGCGCTGCTTTGCGTGACGTTTTTTCTGATGTTGCTCGATTTCTCGATCGTGAACGTCGCGCTTCCGTCGATGGAGACCGACCTGCACGCCGCGGCTTCGACGATGCAGTGGGT
Above is a genomic segment from Candidatus Dormiibacterota bacterium containing:
- the groES gene encoding co-chaperone GroES, translated to MNLKPLGDRVVIEHVEQNEKSTGGIFLPDTAKEKPQEGMVRAVGTGRVLDNGTTLPMSVQVGDRVIYSKYSGSEIKIDGKELLIVSEKDVLAIVDKVPAHA
- the groL gene encoding chaperonin GroEL (60 kDa chaperone family; promotes refolding of misfolded polypeptides especially under stressful conditions; forms two stacked rings of heptamers to form a barrel-shaped 14mer; ends can be capped by GroES; misfolded proteins enter the barrel where they are refolded when GroES binds) — encoded protein: MAAKQLIFDENARRALERGANMLADAVKVTLGPKGRNVVLDKKFGSPTITNDGVTIAKEIELPDVFENMGAQLVKEVASKTNDIAGDGTTTATVLAQAIIREGLRNVTAGSNPLLIKRGIEKAVEVAVGEMESFKQIVDTKEKIAQVASISANDKEIGHLISEAMEKVGKDGVITVEESRTLKTEVETKDGMQFDKGYISPYMSTDSERMESILDNPFILVTERKITAIADILPLLEKVVQVQKPLLIIAEDVEGEALATLVVNKLRGTFTSVAVKAPGFGDRRKEMLKDIAALTGATVISEELGLKLDKVTPDQLGTAKRVTVTKEETTIVDGGGKQEEIKGRIEMIKRQVEETDSDFDREKLQERLAKLSGGVAVIQVGAATETELKEKKHRIEDALSATRAAVQEGMIPGGGSSLVHAIKAIEKYIATAPKTNGHGATWVDEKIGLDIIKKALEEPLRQIAYNAGFEGSVEVNNIKLKNAPLGFDAMTGDVVDMFKAGIVEPFKVTRSALQNAASIGALVLTTETLIADKPEPKKDGGGAGGGMPGGMGGYDMM